One Peptostreptococcus equinus genomic window carries:
- a CDS encoding LytR/AlgR family response regulator transcription factor, translating into MNIAICDDNSVFLKDIENIISKIFSKAFIDVNISCYDSCYNLISDIDKYKFSLYFLDIEIGQDDGIELARNISLIDTSAIFIFVTSQNDRVYEVFSIDTFGFVRKSHLENDLKEVMDRLIRKYEQIGCIYEIVDYDKNHYRINLNDIEYIERVDKNLYIGIKHQSIIKTCYRTFTALPFGIESLVEIHRGVYVNIKHIKNIGADKLTLYSGKILPVSRRKSKKVLEEFRAYILD; encoded by the coding sequence ATGAATATAGCTATATGCGATGATAATAGTGTTTTCTTAAAAGATATAGAAAATATAATCAGTAAAATTTTTTCGAAAGCTTTTATAGATGTAAATATAAGTTGCTACGATAGTTGTTACAATTTAATAAGTGATATAGATAAATACAAATTTTCTCTGTATTTTTTGGATATAGAAATAGGTCAGGATGATGGCATTGAATTGGCTAGAAATATATCGCTAATTGATACATCAGCTATATTTATATTTGTGACATCTCAAAATGATAGGGTATATGAAGTTTTTTCTATAGATACTTTTGGATTTGTTAGAAAATCTCATTTAGAAAATGACTTAAAAGAGGTTATGGATAGGCTTATTAGAAAATATGAACAAATAGGTTGTATATATGAAATAGTAGACTACGATAAAAATCATTATAGAATTAATCTAAATGACATTGAATATATAGAAAGAGTTGATAAAAATTTGTATATAGGTATAAAGCATCAATCAATAATAAAAACTTGTTATAGAACTTTTACAGCTTTGCCCTTTGGAATAGAATCTCTGGTAGAAATACATAGAGGTGTATATGTTAATATTAAACACATAAAAAATATAGGAGCAGATAAACTGACTTTATATTCAGGTAAGATTTTACCAGTATCGAGAAGAAAAAGTAAAAAAGTCTTAGAAGAATTTAGAGCATATATACTTGACTAA
- a CDS encoding YoaK family protein yields MRKAVQMSESFEVAIFLALSGGLMDAYSYLGRGEVFSNAQTGNMLLFGVHAAEGDLEKSLYYLFPILAFALGIALAQIMKMNLYKYRRIHWRQLALLVEVILLAYVSMLSASSNSLANSIISFACGIQVQAFRKLHSKGFSTTMCIGNLRSGTHETMEFIHTRRREHLESGLMYFFVIFCFVLGAIIGAKSLQVIGLKAIVISPILLLCALILMFIDREKKRYSRSS; encoded by the coding sequence TTGAGAAAAGCTGTACAGATGTCAGAATCATTTGAAGTTGCTATATTTTTAGCATTGAGCGGTGGACTGATGGATGCCTATTCTTATTTAGGGAGAGGAGAGGTATTTTCAAACGCTCAAACTGGTAATATGCTTTTGTTTGGAGTGCATGCAGCCGAGGGTGATTTGGAAAAAAGTCTTTATTATTTATTTCCTATACTTGCTTTTGCCTTAGGGATAGCTTTGGCACAGATAATGAAGATGAATTTGTATAAATATAGGAGAATACATTGGAGACAGCTCGCTCTTTTAGTAGAGGTTATACTATTAGCGTATGTATCAATGCTCTCTGCTAGTAGTAATTCTTTGGCAAACTCTATAATTTCTTTTGCATGTGGCATACAGGTTCAGGCATTTAGAAAATTACATAGTAAGGGATTTTCAACTACTATGTGTATAGGAAATCTTAGGTCTGGTACTCATGAGACAATGGAATTTATACACACGAGAAGAAGAGAGCATTTAGAATCAGGTCTTATGTATTTCTTTGTGATATTTTGCTTTGTGTTAGGAGCGATTATAGGAGCTAAATCACTTCAGGTTATAGGATTGAAGGCTATAGTAATTAGTCCTATTCTTTTACTTTGTGCACTTATTCTAATGTTTATAGATAGAGAGAAAAAAAGATATTCTAGGTCTAGCTAA
- the proC gene encoding pyrroline-5-carboxylate reductase, translating to MNRITFIGAGNMGSAMVGGLVKSNLVSAENITVANRGQDKLEKIKKEFGVGVTSSNRDAVKGADMVIFAVKPNMIKKVLEEVCGLIKDTAIIVSVAAGITIEEIEEYLGYDKKIARVMPNTPALVGEAMSAIAVNNKVNEDDLEKIYKVFNSFGKAEIIEENLMDAVVGLSGSGPAYIFMFMEAMADAAVLSGLQRDKAYKMVGQTVLGAAKMMLDSGKHPGQLKDMVCSPGGTTIAAVEVLEENGLRNAVIKGQLACVEKSKQMSKDK from the coding sequence ATGAATAGAATAACTTTTATTGGTGCAGGAAATATGGGATCAGCAATGGTTGGTGGTCTTGTTAAATCAAATTTAGTATCTGCAGAAAATATTACTGTAGCAAATAGAGGACAGGATAAGCTAGAAAAAATTAAAAAAGAATTTGGGGTAGGTGTTACCTCAAGTAATAGAGATGCAGTAAAGGGTGCAGATATGGTCATATTTGCAGTGAAACCAAATATGATAAAAAAGGTTCTTGAAGAGGTATGCGGTCTAATTAAGGATACTGCTATCATAGTTTCGGTTGCAGCTGGAATTACTATTGAAGAAATTGAAGAATATTTGGGATATGATAAAAAAATTGCTAGAGTTATGCCAAATACACCAGCTTTAGTTGGTGAAGCTATGTCTGCAATAGCTGTAAATAATAAAGTAAATGAAGATGACTTAGAAAAAATATATAAAGTATTTAATTCATTTGGAAAAGCAGAAATAATAGAAGAAAATTTAATGGATGCTGTAGTAGGTCTAAGCGGCTCTGGTCCTGCTTATATATTTATGTTTATGGAAGCTATGGCAGATGCAGCGGTATTATCAGGACTTCAAAGAGATAAAGCTTATAAAATGGTCGGACAAACAGTATTAGGAGCTGCTAAAATGATGTTAGATTCAGGAAAACATCCAGGTCAATTGAAAGATATGGTTTGTTCTCCAGGAGGTACTACAATTGCAGCAGTTGAAGTACTGGAAGAAAATGGTCTTAGAAACGCTGTTATAAAAGGTCAACTTGCATGCGTAGAAAAATCTAAGCAAATGAGTAAGGATAAATAA
- a CDS encoding sensor histidine kinase, translating into MYKLFYEGYLYYYLIILIPFIASIYILGGGRFNRGKRLVLDIGFCILLYPFAILNLLPKKINIIMNMGGVLGVAYIIVISIYFYFMDKDKIIFLYGVISIFLMTIVDVIFGSICISSLYQIIISPIRSSVIVQLIYIFLRISITILVLYMFKKFMPTFKFYNKKDKIFFAIILVLSIVAISSISSILNSFDYNTNNINIVNSYEKASKYESYIKLIIAVLSIANFYFYNKISDSNRITTDKLIIEGMSKSNERYLNKMIDSQEKISKMMHDINNHMYVMKGIIDDTSVVSYYNSLSEQYQNLPIKLRTGNFIADVVINDKIEDMDANNINYDIKVALPKETSLDNYELSSILFNTIDNAIEASLNLKEEDRKIIIRAELCGDYIKYAIYNNFKECSSNENKDISKRKYAEKNSLSRGYGLKIVEDIVSKYGGHMKREKDKLFKLKLYFRA; encoded by the coding sequence ATGTATAAGTTATTTTATGAGGGGTATTTATATTATTATCTAATTATTTTAATTCCATTTATTGCTAGTATATATATATTAGGTGGTGGAAGATTTAATAGAGGGAAAAGGCTTGTTTTAGATATAGGTTTCTGTATATTACTTTATCCTTTTGCTATACTAAATTTACTGCCAAAAAAAATAAATATTATTATGAACATGGGTGGCGTTCTGGGAGTTGCATATATAATAGTTATAAGTATATATTTTTATTTTATGGATAAAGATAAGATTATTTTCTTGTATGGTGTGATATCAATATTTCTGATGACAATAGTTGATGTAATATTTGGTAGTATATGTATAAGTAGCTTATATCAAATTATAATTTCGCCAATAAGAAGCAGTGTTATTGTTCAGTTAATATATATTTTTTTAAGAATAAGTATTACAATATTAGTGCTATATATGTTCAAAAAATTTATGCCAACATTTAAATTTTACAATAAAAAAGATAAGATTTTTTTTGCAATAATTTTAGTATTATCCATCGTGGCAATATCAAGTATAAGTAGTATTCTGAACTCTTTTGACTATAATACTAATAATATTAATATAGTAAATAGTTATGAAAAAGCTAGTAAATATGAATCGTATATAAAATTAATAATTGCTGTTCTATCTATCGCTAATTTCTATTTCTATAATAAGATATCCGATTCAAACAGAATTACTACAGATAAATTAATAATTGAAGGTATGAGTAAGTCAAATGAAAGATATCTAAACAAAATGATAGATAGCCAGGAAAAAATTTCCAAGATGATGCACGATATAAATAATCATATGTATGTTATGAAAGGGATAATAGATGATACGAGTGTTGTAAGCTATTATAATTCCTTAAGTGAGCAATATCAAAATCTGCCTATAAAGCTCAGAACTGGAAATTTTATAGCAGATGTAGTCATTAATGATAAGATAGAAGATATGGATGCTAATAACATAAATTATGATATAAAAGTAGCTTTACCTAAAGAAACTTCATTGGATAATTATGAATTATCTTCAATATTATTTAATACAATAGATAATGCAATTGAAGCCTCTCTTAATTTAAAAGAAGAAGATAGAAAAATTATAATTAGAGCAGAACTTTGTGGTGACTATATAAAATATGCCATTTATAATAATTTCAAGGAATGTAGTTCTAATGAAAATAAGGATATTAGCAAGCGCAAATATGCGGAAAAAAATTCACTATCTAGAGGGTACGGCTTAAAAATAGTTGAGGATATAGTATCCAAGTATGGTGGTCATATGAAGCGAGAAAAGGATAAGTTATTCAAATTAAAGCTTTATTTTAGAGCTTAA
- the trhA gene encoding PAQR family membrane homeostasis protein TrhA — MNALRDPISSLTHLIGGFLSLLGLALLISKQLIVGNINIQLLVATIIFGLSMAILYFTSGIYHAIRASKEKAILVMRKLDHSMIYVLIAGSYSPFCLYVLPKKIGIPVFLILWFITIIGSVMKVMWINMPRKLSSALYIAMGWTAIFLIKDLYINLILPAFILLVLGGLFYTIGGVIYAIKKPNIKNWNFHDIFHIFIMLGSISHFLLVFNFII; from the coding sequence ATGAATGCACTTAGAGACCCAATCAGCTCACTTACACATCTAATAGGTGGTTTTTTATCCTTACTTGGACTTGCTCTATTAATATCAAAACAATTAATAGTCGGAAATATAAATATTCAACTATTAGTGGCTACAATTATATTTGGATTATCCATGGCAATACTTTATTTTACCAGTGGAATATATCATGCTATCAGAGCCAGCAAAGAAAAAGCTATTTTAGTAATGAGAAAATTGGATCATTCGATGATATATGTATTAATTGCTGGATCTTATTCTCCATTTTGCCTATATGTATTACCTAAAAAAATAGGAATACCTGTTTTTTTAATTCTTTGGTTTATAACAATAATAGGATCTGTAATGAAAGTCATGTGGATTAATATGCCTAGAAAATTGTCTTCCGCTTTATATATAGCTATGGGCTGGACAGCAATATTTTTAATAAAAGATCTATATATAAACTTGATCCTGCCTGCCTTTATTTTATTAGTGCTAGGTGGCTTATTCTACACTATCGGTGGTGTAATTTACGCAATAAAAAAACCTAACATAAAAAATTGGAATTTCCATGATATTTTCCATATATTTATTATGTTAGGATCAATAAGCCATTTTCTATTAGTATTTAATTTTATAATTTAG
- a CDS encoding TatD family hydrolase, whose translation MLFDSHAHITDEKFDEDRSELVQLLRDNNISNVVNPGVDTKTSIDAIKLAEEFDFIYAAVGYHPHEVENITDKDIERIKELALSSKKVVAIGEIGLDYYYDFSPRETQKEFFIKQIQLANELRLPFIVHDRDAHGDCFEIIKKYKAPETGCVLHCYSGEVELAKEYIKLGCYISIPGTITFKNNRKTIEVAKQIPMEYMLIETDSPYLAPVPMRGKRNNPSFVKYVAEKISEERNIPYEEVCRITRENAKKFFGV comes from the coding sequence ATGCTGTTTGATTCACACGCTCATATTACTGATGAGAAATTTGATGAAGATAGATCTGAGTTGGTACAGTTATTAAGGGATAATAATATAAGTAATGTAGTAAATCCTGGAGTAGATACAAAGACTTCTATAGATGCCATAAAATTAGCAGAAGAATTTGACTTTATATATGCGGCTGTTGGATATCACCCACATGAAGTTGAAAATATTACGGATAAGGATATAGAAAGAATAAAAGAACTTGCTCTTTCTAGCAAAAAGGTAGTAGCAATAGGTGAAATAGGTTTGGATTATTACTATGATTTTTCGCCTAGAGAAACCCAAAAAGAATTTTTTATTAAGCAAATTCAACTAGCTAATGAGCTAAGGTTGCCTTTTATTGTTCATGATAGAGATGCTCATGGAGACTGCTTTGAAATAATAAAAAAATACAAGGCTCCAGAGACTGGCTGTGTACTACATTGTTATAGCGGTGAGGTGGAACTAGCAAAAGAATACATAAAGCTAGGATGCTATATATCAATACCTGGAACTATTACTTTTAAAAATAACAGAAAGACTATTGAAGTAGCAAAGCAAATACCTATGGAATATATGCTAATTGAAACAGATTCACCATATCTTGCACCAGTTCCAATGAGAGGCAAGAGAAATAATCCTTCATTTGTAAAATATGTGGCTGAAAAAATCTCAGAAGAAAGAAACATACCATATGAAGAGGTTTGTAGAATAACTAGAGAAAATGCAAAGAAATTCTTTGGAGTATAA
- a CDS encoding HAD family hydrolase — protein MKNIKGVIFDVDGVIFDTERMSSTFWTKTMAKYGYKMDDSIYTQVMGRNRTGLIKGLEEIYNDSSIDFDSISREKTAAMVAKLDSSPIPVLPGVYEIVDYLEKNGYKRAIATSTREDRSVDRLKRTNLYDRFQGYMYGDWVEHSKPNPEIFLKAAEQLGLEPKECLILEDSPSGVEAAYNGGFPCINVVDFKQPTEAMKNQSIARCDGLLEVIDWLEKNNK, from the coding sequence ATGAAAAATATAAAAGGCGTAATATTTGATGTTGATGGCGTAATTTTTGATACAGAGAGGATGTCTTCAACTTTTTGGACAAAAACTATGGCAAAGTATGGCTATAAAATGGATGATTCAATCTATACGCAGGTAATGGGAAGAAATAGAACAGGACTAATAAAAGGTTTAGAGGAAATATATAATGACTCCTCTATAGATTTTGATTCAATTTCAAGAGAAAAGACAGCTGCTATGGTGGCTAAATTAGATTCTAGCCCTATACCGGTACTACCTGGAGTATATGAAATAGTAGATTATCTAGAAAAAAATGGATACAAAAGAGCAATAGCAACTTCTACTAGAGAAGACAGATCAGTAGATAGATTAAAAAGAACCAATTTATATGATAGGTTTCAAGGTTATATGTATGGTGATTGGGTAGAACATTCAAAGCCAAATCCAGAAATATTTTTAAAGGCTGCGGAGCAATTAGGACTAGAGCCAAAAGAGTGTTTAATATTAGAAGATTCTCCATCTGGTGTGGAAGCTGCTTATAATGGTGGCTTTCCTTGTATAAATGTGGTTGATTTCAAACAACCTACAGAAGCTATGAAGAATCAGTCTATAGCTAGGTGTGATGGATTATTGGAGGTAATAGACTGGCTGGAAAAGAATAACAAGTAA